TAAAGATCACCCATAATCGAATGTAGTGAAATGTATATTCAATGTTAAAGTTAAGACATTGATGGAAAATGTTAGAAGTTAAAGTGTAGTGTCTTACCTGTCAATCAAAATAAAGGCAGATTTGAATTCAGTGGCAATTTCAAAATCACTCTGAAGTCCAACAAATCTAAAGTAAATACAGTTTTAGAAATAGATTATGGTTAATGCATACATCTATTTTTCTGGTGGAAAAATACTAATTACGATGTACAAAAtcttgaatttatttaaattggctTTTCCTGCCAGTAAATGTTTGGTTGAGCCTTCGGTCCGTAGATCTCTTGTAGTTGTGTTAAGTGTAGACCTAGCTTGATAACGAAGCTTTGAACCTAGAGAGAACTCAAATGAAGCAAATAAAAGCATTTTTTGGTGAATTTTGTCTAAAGTGTTGTACAGTAATTTGGAACGAAATATACAATAATGAAGAAAGGGGAAACCAATAATATGTTGCAATATCTTTATGACTAGGCTATTGTTTCATGTTGTTTGAATCATCAATACTCTTTTGCTGCCTATTTTTTGTAATATATGTATATGGTGAATGTTATGTATATAAAGTGTTTGTCATCTTTAAATGTTTAATCAGGGTCATATCTTTTGAAAATCTTCAAGGATTTTTTGTATTTACATGacattatttttattttctttcttaaCCACAAATTAAGATGTCATGTTGTTTGATTCTCATCTTTTATCAGTTCTCGGTTAATAATCAGTATTTCACAAAGATCCTTCATGTTCTTTCAGTGTATTACCATCAACATCCATAGAAGCAGAATATTAAATGTACAGTATTTACATAACTTGAAATTAGATGTTCAGACAATGTATTGTTATACCTTCATGAGATGTTTTACTACTTTTCAGTGTGCAACGACTTTCTTCTCAAATTAAAGTTCAATACAATAAAGATGACAACAAAATACTTGGGACTCTTGATCTAATCCAATGTGTCTCAATCTCTTTTTGTCACTTAAAAAGAACACATTGGAAGTCATGGGAGTTTCTCAATTGGGAAAGTCTGTCCTCTTCTCGAATCCTAAGTACTTTTCTCTTTCATGACCCATAAAACGAAAAGTGGTCGCCATATGTAGACGAGTGTCAATTTGTTAATAGGCGAACGGAGTAGTGTCCTCAATAGCCTTCTCCCAGCGAGGAAGCACAAATGTATCCTCTCGGCTCCGTATCGTAGAAGCGCTTTGAAATCCGCCACAAAATCAGCTGTTTTCTTCTCGGAAGAGAAACGCCTGCTCACGTTTAAAAACGATATGCTACTAAATCTGTTGTCTATAAAATGTCTGGCTACATTTCTTTTTAACACTTTACACATATTTTGAGATTCCTCTCTAACTGATGGTGCACGAGTGAAGGAAAGTCTAATTTAATACAAGCACATTTGTGCCCACGTTTCCACCAGGAGAGGACGGCGGAGAGGACGTGAGGAGTCGAACAAagccaattgagattctccccatGTAAAAATCTGAATAAGAGTGTGTTCAAAGTtttgactttgtctctctctgctggtACAGATAAGTTATAATATATGGATAGAACCTGTAGCCAGGATACCAAAATGACATATTAGAATACTTTAGAAATTCATCCTTTCATGTTTTCCTTTTAGATGAGCAATTTCTGAAGTATTGGAACAGGGCCCATAACATCAACTGACATATTAAATAGTATTTCTGAAATATTGGAACAGGGCCCATAACATCAACTGACATATTAAATAGTATTTCTGAAGTATTGGAACAGGGCCCATAACATCAACTGACATATTAAATAGTATTTCTGAAGTATTGGAACAGGGCCCATAACATCAACTGACATATTAAATAGTATTTCTGAAGTATTGGAACAGGGCCCATAACATCAACTGACATATTAAATAGTATTTCTGAAGTATTGGAACAGGGCCCATAACATCAACTGACATATTAAATAGTATTTCTGAAGTATTGGAACAGGGCCCATAACATCAACTGACATATTAAATAGTATTTCTGAAGTATTGGAACAGGGCCCATAACATCAACTGACATATTAAATAGTATTTCTGAAGTATTGGAACAGGGCCCATAACATCAACTGACATGTTAAATAGTATTTCTGAAgtatttgaacagggcccataacATCAACTGACATATTAAATAGTATTTCTGAAgtatttgaacagggcccataacATCAACTGACATATTAAATAGTATTTCTTCACTGGAGAAACCAATTCAAGTAATTCACAATTCTCCCTTTCAAATTTAGTCATTTACAGCTATAAAATACAAAATTTGGTTCCTGTACCTGCAGTGCTTGTCAGAATGTTAAGCTTCACAACACAAAGCGATAAATAAATGAATATACATCTGCACCAATACAAAGAAATGAACaaggaaatacatccacagtatcAATGTCTGTTTTGGAAACTATTAGAGACAGAGCAGTTATTATTCACTAGAGACACAAAATGGCCCTATCACATTCAGTCAGTTCCCACTGGCCTTGAAATGTATTATTCAGTCCAGTCTCAAAAGAGAAGAAGGAAAATATTCACTATCAACTATGAAAGCAGCATACCattagcttggtcccagatctgttagtgcgGTTTTGCCAACTTGAGAATGGCCATAGCACTTGTCAAGAACGcattaacagatctgggaccaggttagcaTATCATGTCATTTAACAAACAAGGTCCACATCACACTCGTACAATCAGTCCAGGAGCCAACATTACACATATACCAGCTGTATCTCTTTTGTAAATGGTCAAGTTATTTTCTCACGACAACTGTAGGACAGTTAGGAGAACATTCATATGACTTTGCATTGGGCCGATTTACTGAACCTTCTCATCAATGACCTCAAATACTATTCTGCACTATACTGCCTTTGCACTATATACACCTCTGTACAACACAGTATCCACAGCAGGATCCATCCCTCTGCTTATATAGATATAGCCCCTCTGTAAATGGTCTATTCCCACTGTAATCAGCCTATACTCCACAGATTGATGTTTTATGGTTACTGTTCCGATGTCTATGTGTCTGTATTCTGTGTGTATATTGTCTACTGCTGGCAGCACCAAGGCACATTCTGGGTATGTGTAAATGTACTTGGTGAATAATGGTGATTCTGATTCGTATGaaatggccccctgttccctatagtgtactactacTAGCAGAGCCCTATAAAGGTGCTTTATAGggaacaaggtgccatttcagatgcactcCTGAGTCCAACGACACAGAAAGATAAAGTGACTAAGAGGGTGGGGTTGGCACAAAGCTGAGTCTGGAGATACATGAGGCAGGCTCATAGAGATGAATAGAGGGTGCACTTGCCAGAAAATCTGTTTTAGCATGTGCAGTgcctagtgctgagcgattaatcGAAATGTCGGTTATTTTTCGTTTTTTGAACAACTAATTGACCGGCGTCGgttaaattatttgaattccattttgttcGGGTTACACAGTTTTTCTGGAGATAAATTACATACGGCCTGAACTGTGCAAtatagtagggagttgtagtttccaacagggcTAATATTCTACGTAGTTTAGTGCataaaacgtggtaattaactacattgaccataatccattgcgaaTCTTCTTGTCCCATCTGTGTTTCTTTTACAGCTGCTAtggaagagacagaagaatgtgtGATCGTGAGGtgatatagagagcagctgttgcttcaCAATGTATCTCTaactgaaaatacatgatctaagtgattgatggttggtattcagcagtcataaagtatgccttatttactttaaagaactactaaaatagtgattttgtcagacagcataagcagcagctctatagagatgaaatgatgacttggaatgaaataataaagtcatcaaattaaacaaatgtaatatacacaactgaaatatttgattaaagtaatgtgaataaattatgggtaataagtgataagcagtaatggtcAGTCACTACCTTCATGGGAATTTTattaatttgttttattctgtgttgttacagtatTCAACCCACATTATGAATAGCGCATTTAATGTAAAAAATACTTGATTATTTTCTTATCTAACCgaaaccgaaccgacctcaaaaagcactaatcactCAGCACCAGCAGCGCCATTGAAGGGTATGTAGTCAACTTGGTGGGACTTCCTATGAGTTAAGGAGGTCAACATAATTCTGGGCTCTCTTtccaactatactgaacaaaaatataaatgcaacatggtcccatgtttcatgagctgaaataaaagatcccagaaacgttccatttgcacaaaaagcttatttctctccaattttgtgcacacatttgttaacatccctgttagtgagcatttctcctttgccaagataactcatccacttgacaggtgtgggatataaagaagatggttaaacagcatgatcattacacaggggcaccttgtgctggggacaataaaaggccaatctaaaatgtgcacttttctcacacaacacaatggcacagatgtctcaagttttaagggacCATGCAATTGCCATGTTAACTGCAGgaacgtccaccagagctgttgccagtgaATTGAATGTTaagttctctaccataagccatctccaacgtcgttttagagaatttgccagtatgtccaaccagcctcacaaccacgccagcccaggacctccacatccgtcttTTTCACCTGCGGGTGATGAAatggaggagtatttctgtctgtaataaagcccttttgtggggaaaaacaaattctgattggctgggctcccaagtgggtgggcctatgccctcccaggcctcccatggctgcgcccctgcccagtcatgaaatccatagattagggcctaatttatttatttcaattgactaatgatctctgtaaaatcgttgaaattgttgcctgttgcgtttatatttttgttcattatatatGGGCAGGATTTGGGGTAAGGCAGAGTAGAGGAGTATGGCAACAGGACAGTAACACCACACTCTgtagtcctctctccctcctcttttacTGCTCTGTGTGGTTTATCCTtaattgtatatatatttttctccttATGAGGAGGAGAAGGATCCTATTTGTCTGTCTTCATCCAGGGGATATTTCCAGCCTTCCTCTTTTTCCTTATTGTCCTCCTCTTCTCAGGGCTTGTGCTTAAAGTTGGCCTCcactagagagcgagagagagagagactaaatcaGTCACTTAACCAGGTACCAGGAGAAATCAACTGTGTAAAATAGAGTGGTTCAGCTCCACATAAACTGTCATAGCCTCTACTGCCATGAACTCAGTGGAAGCACATAGCTATCAATTCACCAATCATCAGAAGGGCATCAAATGTATTAGCGAGAAATATCCACCAACGGAAGGTGATTAGGTCACTATTAGTATGCTGGACACCTTACTCAACATACCACCCATAGTAAAAGACCCCAAATATTATTCAActaaggggcagcaggtagcctagcggttaagagtgttgggccagtaatcaaaaGGACGCTGGCTCGAATCCCCATGCCGACTAGTGGGAAAATCTGTCTatatgtccttgagcaaggcacttaaccctaatttctcttataagttgctctggataagattgTCTGCTAAATGTAGAAAATGTATATGTTTTCCTTGGACAAATCCTGGGTAGAGCCATGTGAATGGTTACCTGCATATTCCTGGGGCAGCATAGGTCGATTCACCAAACCCTGAAAGGCAGCCATCCAATCCTGCTGCTCCTCCTTGGTCTCGCACGTAAACAGGAACTTCCTGTCGGGCGTTACTATGGTGATGCCAAACTGCCAGTGGTAGCCCTGGGTGGATGGGGGAAGGCCGGGGAGCACAGTGTAGCTGTTCTCCTTACTACCAATGAACACCTCACCGCGCGCATAGGCATCCTCAcaaagaaacagagaggagaggagactcagtgtgtgggagagggggagaggtgtgtgtgtgtgtgtgtgtgtgtgtgtgtgtgtgtgtgtgtgtgtgtgtgtgtgtgtgtgtgtgtgtgtgtgtgtgtgtgtgtgtgtgtgtgtgtgtgtgtgtgtgtgtgtgtgtgtgtgtgtgtgtgtgtgtgtgtgtgtgtgtgtgtgtgtgtgtgtgtgtgtgtgtgtgtgtgtgtgtgtgtgtgtgtttaactatacttgtggggaccagaagtctccataagaatagtaaacaaaccaacatttgaccaactggggacattttgttagttcccacaaggtcaaatgctatttctagggggtttagggttaaggttagaattagtgtcagggttagaattaggtttaggttcagggttaggagctagggttcattttagggttagggttaggttaagggtaaaggttaggttgtttggttagggtaagggtaagggtaagggtatgggttagggttaagtttagggttagaggttagagaaaataggattttgaatgggactgaactGTGTGTCCCCaaaaggttagttatacaagactgtgtctgtgtgcacCTGTTACGTGTGTAATGTGTTTGTCTGACCAGCCACATTGTATATGAGGTCCAATAAATCATTTGGGTATGTTTGTTTGCATAATATGACATGCAAATAACATTAGTTCAGTACCACTGTACTATAAGTGCCATACTGCTTTATATGACTTGTCATAAAAACCAATGAACTGCTTATAATGGGTATTATGCATTTATTATCAATCAGAGCTGTTATCAGTCATTTTGGAGCCTGTTGAACCGTAAGCCCTAAATAAAGTGTTACTATTAGTTCTGAAATGGTACAGCACCATCTCTTTGACCCATATGACATGGCACCTCATTCACCCACTGACTATCTTACCAGAGGACCCTTGAAGTACATGAGTCTCCTGTCATCCATAGTGAACCATCTCTTCTTGAAGCCCTCTGTGTGCTGTAAGAGGGAAACAGGAAGCACAGAGGTTGAAGGAATTAAAGAGGCTGTACAGAAGTTCAGTTGCTAATGATTCACCTAAATATATTGTCTTTCTGTCCAATGAGGTAATTTCTGGGCAATATGCCTGTCCATTTAGGGGACACCTTTTAGttccaaagcccccccccccccagaggcaAAAGATCCGTATAACCTCTTTAATGAAGAGAGTACAATAACAGTACTCTTGTAACTGTAAACGTTTGTTTACAACTGTGATAATGCACTATTATTGTACTCTCTTAACTAATGGCTTTCTTTGCTTACATACAGGATCACATACTGTAATAACAATACATTATCCACACCAAGCAGTACAAGGCAAGCATTCAGCTCACAGGCCCTGCAAATATACTTGGCTGAGGTTGTACATGGCCATTATTAATGCGGTAGGTTTGTGTGGTACAAATTAAACCCCATTCGCAGTGAAACCTGATGGGCTGATGAAGTTAGAAGCATTAAGTGCTGTGTCACAAAGTAACTAAAGTGTAAGTAACGAAAGTGTAAGTAACTAAAGTGTAGGTAACTAAAGTGTAAGTAACTAAAGTGTAAGTAACTAAAGTGTATGTATTAAAAGACTTCACCTTTGGGCCCGTCTTCTCCATGTAGCCTTCCTTGATGTAGTTTCGTGTTAGCTTTGGCACCAACTGGACGAATACATGAGAAGAAGTAGAAATGTTTTATTCTGTGACcatgtgagggtgtgtgtagccAGTCCCAAttccctccctaccccttcccaTTGGCCCTAACCCTTCCATGTTTGCAGATCCATAAGGTATAAGCAATATGATGGAAGATGCACCAGTACACTGCTTATATCTATCAAGACCCTTGGGATATGCAAACATTGAAGGGTTAAGGACAAGGAGAAGGGGTAGGGAGCAGAATTGGGCCAGCTGTATATAAAGCTGTGTATACTAGAGAGGAAGGGACTGAGGGATTAATGAGAGAACAATAAGATAATGAGAGAGACTCACATCAGCGTGGTGGGCCCCAGGGAAAGCGACCTGTAGGTAGTGAAATCTGGCTGCTCTGATGGCGTTGAACCAGTCCACCATTTCCTTAAAACACAACAGACATGCTAACATGATCTGGGTCCTGTTCAATGGGCATGAAAAGAAAGGCAACTTTTTGTGCTACCTACACTGAACACGACCCAATCTCCATACACACTGACACCCGATAGAGACTCTTTCCTGGCAATAATCCACCATTACTGTGAACAGCAGTCGACTGTGATTTCAGAATATTTCCTACTGGGTTTAGGGTGTATTTAAAGGCATGCAATTGCAACGTATGTCCTGCAGAGGGAAATATACTCCTACTCAGCTGCCAGCCGCTTCACAACACAAATGCTTCTGACAGTTGATAGACAGTCCACTCCTGGGTGGTGTTCTCCAGGAAACAGAAGAAAATGCTTTAAAACTGAGTGAACCAGGGAGGTACTTACTGAACTTGaccaataagaaatgctcattTATGTTTTCCGTTGAAAAatattttgctacagtgtgctaaACAAACATGACCTAGATGAATGTAATTTCGTGGGACTGCTGTGAATGCAAATGAACCATTTCGGAGCATGCAGATATCCAGAGCAAGTCAAGAGAATGTACTTGATATGGGACTGTTGACCTGCAATGctcagggtcgtgttcattagacaccaaacagaagaaaaacgaactggaacagggagggactacttcAACTCATCCAATAAGAGACGTCATTTTCGTTTCTAGATCCGAATGTTCTTTTTTATTCTGTTGTGCACCCTAATGAACATGAGTCCAGGAGTCGACTGTACATTCCTGACTGTCTATTTGTGTCCAGCAGCAGCCAAGCGAACACCCAACGACCACACAACATTGCCTCAAATTTGTTCACCTCACCTTGCCATCCTTGTGGTAGACAAAGATGTTCCTAGTGCTGTTGTCCTTCAGATAGGTGACCTGCAGGCCGTGGGGCTGGCCTATCTTCCCAGGCTGGAAGGAGGCGTTCAGGGTGGGGATCTTCATCAGAGCCTTGGGCTCTCTGGCCTGTACAGGGAGAAGGAAGGGAGagtattcatcatcatcatcaccgtcatcatcatcatcaccaccattgtcatcatcatcaccaccgtcatcatcatcatcatcgtcaccaACATCATCataactaccaccatcatcatcctcaccaccactaccaccatcatcatcctcaccaccactaccaccatcatcatcatcataaccatcaccatcatcatcctcaccaccaccaccatcatcatcatcatcatcaccaccactaccgccatcattaccaccaccaccatccccatcatcatcacctccaccatcatcaccaccaccaccatcaaatcaaatcaaatgtatttataaagcccttcatacatcagctgatatgtcaaagtgctgtacagaaacccagcataacaccccaaacagcaagcaatgcaggtgtagaagcacggtggctaggaaaaactccctagaaaggccagaacctcggaagaaatctagagaggaaccaggctatgaggggtggccagtcctcttctggctgtgccaggtggagattataacagaacatggccaagatgttcaaatcatcaccaccactactaccatcatcaccaccaccatcaccatcatcaccaccaccatcatcatcataacaaccaccatcatcatcatcacctccaccatcatcatcaccacctccaccatcatcatcaccaccaccatcatcatcatcaccaccaccatcatcatcatcacctccaccatcatcgtcatcacctccaccatcatcatcaccaccaccatcattatcaccaccaccatcatcatcataaccaccaccatcatcatcatcacctccaccatcatcatcaccatcatcatcgcctccaccatcatcatcacccccaccatcattatcaccaccaccatcatcatcatcatcatcatcatcatcaccaccccaccatcatcgtcatcaccaccatAATCACCagtaccaccatcatcatcatcaccaccaccatcatcaccactaccaccataatcaccactaccaccatcatcgtcatcaccaccaccatcatcaccactaccaccatcatcacctccaccatcatcatcataaccaccaccacatcatca
The sequence above is a segment of the Salvelinus alpinus chromosome 1, SLU_Salpinus.1, whole genome shotgun sequence genome. Coding sequences within it:
- the LOC139571653 gene encoding arf-GAP with dual PH domain-containing protein 1-like isoform X2 encodes the protein MASNGNDAAKAKYEQKVPVFYYRPTHTDCQLLREQWIRARYERKEFVCVERQEPYSAGYREGFLWKRGRDNGQFLSRKCILSERDGALKYFNKHDAREPKALMKIPTLNASFQPGKIGQPHGLQVTYLKDNSTRNIFVYHKDGKEMVDWFNAIRAARFHYLQVAFPGAHHADLVPKLTRNYIKEGYMEKTGPKHTEGFKKRWFTMDDRRLMYFKGPLDAYARGEVFIGSKENSYTVLPGLPPSTQGYHWQFGITIVTPDRKFLFTCETKEEQQDWMAAFQGLVNRPMLPQEYAVEANFKHKP
- the LOC139571653 gene encoding arf-GAP with dual PH domain-containing protein 1-like isoform X1, whose protein sequence is MATDQEKNKQLLLKLLERPGNGSCVDCGAADPEWASYTLGVFVCQSCSGLHRNISQISKVKSVLLDPWSDAEVEFMASNGNDAAKAKYEQKVPVFYYRPTHTDCQLLREQWIRARYERKEFVCVERQEPYSAGYREGFLWKRGRDNGQFLSRKCILSERDGALKYFNKHDAREPKALMKIPTLNASFQPGKIGQPHGLQVTYLKDNSTRNIFVYHKDGKEMVDWFNAIRAARFHYLQVAFPGAHHADLVPKLTRNYIKEGYMEKTGPKHTEGFKKRWFTMDDRRLMYFKGPLDAYARGEVFIGSKENSYTVLPGLPPSTQGYHWQFGITIVTPDRKFLFTCETKEEQQDWMAAFQGLVNRPMLPQEYAVEANFKHKP